CGCCACCGTCGTGATCTAGGCGAACCAGGCAGGCGGTCCGCGGCTTTCGCTGCGGGCCGCCTGTTGGCGTATCCCGGGCTCGGCGCGTGCCCGGAGGGTCACCCATGTTCTTGCGAAATCGGTTCTTGCCGAGGACGCTTCCACCCGAGGAGCCGACATGACAAACCAGAAGATCTCCCGCGTCGGCGTGGTGGGGGCAGGACAGATGGGCGCGGGGATCGCCGAGGTGTGCGCGCGGGCCCACGCCGACGTGCTCGTCTACGAGCACAGCCGAGAACTCGTCGTCGCCGGTCGCGCCCGGATTCTCCGATCACTCGATCGCGGTGTGTCGAGCGGCAAACTGACCGAACGCGAACGCGACCAGGCGTCGATGCGACTCCGCTTCACCACTGACCTGGGCGACTTCGCCGATCGCCACCTCGTGTGCGAGGCCGTCGTCGAGGACGAGGTGGTCAAGACCGAGATCTTCGCCCAACTGGACAAGGTCGTGACCGACCCCGGGGCGATCCTGGCGTCGAACACATCGTCCATCCCGATCATGAAGCTGGGCATGGCAACCCAGAACACCGCCCGCGTCATCGGCATGCACTTCTTCAACCCCGTACCGGTTCTCCCGCTGGTCGAACTCGTCACCACCCTGACGACCGCTCCGGAGATCGTCGAGCGCGCCGAGGCCTTCGCCCACGACGTGTTGGGCAAGCAGGTGGTCCGGTCGGCCGATCGATCCGGATTCGTCGTGAACGCGCTGCTGGTCCCGTATCTGCTCTCATCCATCCGGATGGTGGAGAGTGGTGTCGCGACCGTCGACGACATCGACAAGGCCATGGTCCTCGGGTGTGCGCACCCGATGGGTCCCCTCAAGCTGGCCGATCTGGTCGGACTCGACACGATCAAGGCCATCGCCGACCGGATGTACGAGGAGTTCAAGGAGCCGCTCTACGCACCGCCTCCGCTGCTGTTGCGCATGGTCGAGGCGGGGCGACTGGGCAAGAAGGCCGACCACGGCTTCTACCGTTACGCCTGATCGACGACGGTCCGGCGCGCGTCCGAGGTGACGTGCGTCACGAGTGTTAGCACGATGCTTGCATTTGCTAGCACAGCGTGGATACTGGTTATCGGAAACACCAATACCGATGGCGCCGCGGTTCCCTTATCTCGCGCGGTGTGAGCCGAATCGAATTGGCTTGCAACACCGACCGTTCCGAGGCGGCAGGCGACGGATTGTTCCGACATGCGCCCGGCGAAGACGCCGAGATCAACGAGACCGCATGTGCTGCAGCGCGATTGGTGACCCGACCGAAGGAGTTCACTGTGACCACCACCGAACGTAACTACGCCCCCCTCTATGCCGCCGTCGGCGCCGGCGACTACGCCTTCGCCCAGGTGACCGAGAAGCTGACCGAACTGCGTGAGCGCACCGAGGCTGCTGCCGAGACCGCCCAGTCGCGTTTCGACGAGGCCAAGACCCGCATCGGCTCGCTGTCCGAGGAGGTCCCGAGCGACCTCGACGAGCTGCGCGGCAAGCTGACCGCCGAGGAGCTCAAGCGCCTCGCCGACCCCTACGTCGAGAAGGCCTACGGCTTCTACACCTCGCTCGCCGAGCGCGGCGAGGCCACCCTCGAGCGCCTGCGCACCAAGCCGCTCGTCCAGGAGAACCTGTCGCGCGCCGAGAAGGTCTACAACGACGCCGTCGACCTGACCGAGGACGCCCTCGGCGTCGTGTCGACCCAGACCCGCCTCGTCGGTGATCGTGCGGCGAAGCTCGCCGGCCGTGCGAGCGAGCAGGTCGAGGACGTCGCCGTCGCGATCGAAGAGGCCGGCAGCAGCGTCAAGGAGCAGGCCGACGACGCGGCCAAGGAGATCGACGGCGCCGCAGGCACTGTCGAGGCCAAGGGCCGTGCCGCCAAGGCTTCGCCGGCCAAGAAGGTCGCCGAGGCCAAGGACACCCCGGTGCCGGCCGTGAAGAAGACCGCCGCCAAGAAGGCGCCGGCCAAGAAGGCCCCGGTCAAGAAGCCGACCACCGCGAAGTAACTCGCACACAGTCGCATTCGGCAACGCCCCCGCTTCCGGCGGGGGCGTTGTCGTGTGTGGGGGGCGCCTTTGTCTCGGGACGAGGTCCCTGTCCCGCGGTGGTGTTTCCGTCCCGCTGATGAGATCCGATCAGCGGGACGGAAGCGGGACCGCGGGAAGGTTGGGGAAAACCCGATGGAGCCGAAACGCCCTCCGCTGCGTCGAACAGAGATGACCAGCTACCCACTGGACCGCTACGGTCTGATCCGTCGCGGCGCCGCACTCGATGCGGCTTTCTCCGACAATCTGCTTGCTGCAGCGGTATCCGCCGGCGACCTGATCCGGCTCATCCCCGGCGTCTACGTGCCGGCATCCGACGACTTCGCCGGGCACGAAGGTGACCAGGAGTTGCACCGCCTCAAGTCTGTCGCGATCGCCACGTCACAGCCGGCGAGCGCACCGCAGTTGCCGCTGAGTCACGTCTCGGCCGCCGCGGTGCTCGGCATTCCACTGCTGAAGCCCGAGACCGAACGCGTCCACGTCACCAACGGCAAGAAGGCCGGCGGATTCATCGCGACGCATCGTCACGTCCACGCCGCCGTCCTGACGGCAGACGAGCTCGCAGTCGTCGACGGAATACCCGTCACCAGAATTGAGCGAACCGCTGTCGATGTAGCGGCCGGGGGCGACTTCGCACAGGCCCTCACCGCCTTTGACCAGGCACTTCGGACAGGCGCCGATCGTGAGCTAATGGGGCGGATCCTCACCTCTCGTCGTCGGCAGGGGGGCAGAGTGGCTCGGCGTGCGCTGGCACTGGCCGATGGGGCGGCCGAAAGTGTCGGCGAATCCTGGAGTCGGGCGCAGATGATCGAGGCCGGCCTGCCGGTTCCGCGACTGCAACACGAGTTCTGTGGGCGGAGCGGCGTCTACCATGTCGACTTCGACTGGGAGGCGAAGCTCGTCGGGGAGTTCGACGGCATGGTCAAATACGGCCGCCTCCGGCCATCAGGGAAGACCGTGGCCGATGTCGTACTGCAGGAGAAGCTGCGCGAGGACGAGATCCGCGCGCTGGGCCCCGTCGTCGTGCGCTGGACCTGGTCGATGCTCGAGGACGGATCCTTCATCGGCCTGCTCCGGCCATGGCTGGAGAAGTTCGAGTTGATGAGCTGAGTCCCGCGGTCCCGCTTCCGTCCCGCTGATGAGATCCGATCAGCGGGACGGAAACAGCACCGCGGGAGCGAGACTCCGCGACGGCGCCGGTCAGGGCGTCCGGATGGTGAGGACCGCGAGCGCGCCGTCGTCGCTGCGGTAGGTGTGCGCAACGTCGGACAGCCAGTGCAGGGATTCGCCCGGTCCCGCCGCGCGTTCTTCGCCGGCGCGACCGGCCCGGAGATGGCCGCTGACGACATGTACGTGCTCGACGACGCCGGGCCCGTGCGCGGGCGACTCCCTGGTCCCGCCCGGGCTGACGCGCAACCAGAAGACCTCGGTGACCGAGCCGTCGTCGTGATGCTCGACGTGCAGCACCCGGGCGGCGAGGTGGGGGCCGGCGCCCTCGACTCCGGATTCCTCGCCCAGGAGGGCGGACAGCGGCACGCCGAGCGGACCGGCGATGGCGTACAGCGTGTCGAGGGTCGGGTTTCGTTGTCCAGCTTCGAGTTCGGACAGCGAACCCTTGCCGATTCGCGCTTCCCGGGCGAGGCCTGACAAGCTCAGGCCCCGCTGCTTTCGGATGGCGGAGATCCGGGCCCCGACCGCGCGTCGTCGATCCTCGCCGGGTGTCATCGTCCTCGTCTCGTTCGCGTCGCTGCCGACAACCACTGTTCTGTTCGGAACGATACCGCTATGCTCGCGACATGACCAGTCCCGCGCCGCCGGCTCGCGGTGAGCCGATCATCGCCGGAGTCGTCACGTCGCTGGTCGGTTTCACCTCGTCGTTCGTCGTGGTGGTCACCGGC
The genomic region above belongs to Gordonia hongkongensis and contains:
- a CDS encoding 3-hydroxybutyryl-CoA dehydrogenase, producing MTNQKISRVGVVGAGQMGAGIAEVCARAHADVLVYEHSRELVVAGRARILRSLDRGVSSGKLTERERDQASMRLRFTTDLGDFADRHLVCEAVVEDEVVKTEIFAQLDKVVTDPGAILASNTSSIPIMKLGMATQNTARVIGMHFFNPVPVLPLVELVTTLTTAPEIVERAEAFAHDVLGKQVVRSADRSGFVVNALLVPYLLSSIRMVESGVATVDDIDKAMVLGCAHPMGPLKLADLVGLDTIKAIADRMYEEFKEPLYAPPPLLLRMVEAGRLGKKADHGFYRYA
- a CDS encoding heparin-binding hemagglutinin; this encodes MTTTERNYAPLYAAVGAGDYAFAQVTEKLTELRERTEAAAETAQSRFDEAKTRIGSLSEEVPSDLDELRGKLTAEELKRLADPYVEKAYGFYTSLAERGEATLERLRTKPLVQENLSRAEKVYNDAVDLTEDALGVVSTQTRLVGDRAAKLAGRASEQVEDVAVAIEEAGSSVKEQADDAAKEIDGAAGTVEAKGRAAKASPAKKVAEAKDTPVPAVKKTAAKKAPAKKAPVKKPTTAK
- a CDS encoding helix-turn-helix domain-containing protein, with amino-acid sequence MTPGEDRRRAVGARISAIRKQRGLSLSGLAREARIGKGSLSELEAGQRNPTLDTLYAIAGPLGVPLSALLGEESGVEGAGPHLAARVLHVEHHDDGSVTEVFWLRVSPGGTRESPAHGPGVVEHVHVVSGHLRAGRAGEERAAGPGESLHWLSDVAHTYRSDDGALAVLTIRTP